Proteins encoded in a region of the Procambarus clarkii isolate CNS0578487 chromosome 42, FALCON_Pclarkii_2.0, whole genome shotgun sequence genome:
- the LOC138373382 gene encoding putative neural-cadherin 2 — protein sequence MGLAAVAVKAAVLSTPSTLLGPIRKSEGLTLDFRGDEGRGVGVVWARAGLDREERRSLLVPLVVADAGWPPLSATATLTVHVGDLNDNPMTPAAKTVTVHTLQPQGRPVPLGRVYVQDPDDWDAAAKTYSWRHHLSGFFLDTDTGDLTMAPDTPDGRYELSFKVNDISQGQFGVRANVTVEVKSLNHHDVTHATPLTLAANPYQLVMAREGEASILSQLETTVEAWAGRRTMGVRAGSASMGARAVSVEALGGHHTMPATESSRVWLVAPGVHNLDHILMYRKNELSAILGVSVQEVGVGTCQEVVRTVALENTYESESEVDYEDLRVVATQEADGCVDGCWVRAAHTDGFSIIDANISALVGPKMEVRTTCGCGHTTPTTHDTCTPYTCLNGGRCIPASSGTR from the exons ATGGGGCTGGCGGCAGTAGCAGTGAAGGCAGCGGTGCTCTCCACACCATCAACGCTGCTCGGCCCGATACGCAAATCTGAAGGACTTACTCTGGACTTTA GAGGGGACGAGGGGCGTggcgtgggcgtggtgtgggcgcGGGCGGGGTTAGACAGGGAGGAGCGGCGCTCCCTGCTGGTGCCGCTAGTGGTGGCGGACGCCGGCTGGCCGCCcctctccgccaccgccaccctcaCCGTCCATGTGGGCGACCTCAACGATAACCCCATGACCCCCGCCGCCAAGACTGTCACTGTCCACACCCTCCag ccacaggggAGGCCGGTGCCCCTGGGGAGAGTGTACGTCCAGGACCCCGACGACTGGGACGCCGCCGCCAAGACGTACTCTTGGAGACACCATCTGTCTGGCTTCTTCCTTGACACCGACACCGGCGACCTCACTATGGCTCCCGACACTCCTGACGgccg GTACGAGCTAAGCTTCAAGGTCAACGACATCAGTCAAGGTCAATTTGGGGTCAGGGCCAACGTCACAGTCGAGGTGAAGTCCCTAAACCACCATGACGTCACACACGCCACCCCGCTTACCTTGGCGGCGAACCCCTACCAGCTGGTCATGGCCAGAGAG GGTGAGGCATCAATACTCAGCCAGCTGGAGACGACGGTAGAGGCGTGGGCGGGCAGGAGGACCATGGGCGTGCGGGCGGGCAGTGCCAGCATGGGCGCGCGGGCAGTGTCAGTGGAGGCCCTGGGCGGGCACCACACCATGCCCGCCACAGAGTCGTCACGGGTGTGGCTGGTAGCTCCGGGTGTGCACAATCTCGACCACATCCTCATGTATAGGAAAAATGAG CTGAGCGCCATTTTAGGAGTCAGTGTGCAAGAGGTCGGCGTCGGGACATGCCAGGAGGTCGTTCGTACAGTCGCTTTGGAGAACACgtacgagagcgagagcgaggtcGACTACGAGGACCTGCGTGTCGTAGCCACCCAGGAGGCCGACGGGTGCGTGGACGGGTGCTGGGTGCGCGCTGCCCATACTGACGGCTTCAGCATCATAGACGCCAACATCTCGGCGCTAGTGGGACCCAAGATGGAGGTGCGCACCACCTGTGGTTGTGGACACACCACACCTACTACCCACGACACCTGCACCCCCTACACCTGTCTGAATGGTGGCAGGTGCATTCCAGCATCCTCAGGTACCAGGTGA